The following are encoded together in the Zingiber officinale cultivar Zhangliang chromosome 8A, Zo_v1.1, whole genome shotgun sequence genome:
- the LOC122011356 gene encoding uncharacterized protein LOC122011356, whose product MRREEEEEAAAAAMKKEEEEEESVPVVSASPSFRAPFAAFYESRPLPGDGGSKDVAVDDDFEFVVKDPDARQGLAAEEIYSGRQIRSPIYPVFGRAAPALEDGERLESQVDEETEAVQGTLLQLLMEDRAENPGLASSSSSYSASSGMDELEGIPPASYCVWTPSPSASPSPTRCKKSSSTGSSLRWRLRDLVVGRSQSDGKEKFVFLAAEEKKGRGSPSRETKRREAVGKQERTDAGAKSVKAGTDLTTAHRVYYGKGVPAASGAGRRSFLPYKRDLLGFFANVNGITRTHHPF is encoded by the coding sequence ATgagacgagaagaagaagaagaagcagccgCAGCAGCcatgaaaaaagaagaagaagaagaagagagcgtGCCTGTCGTCTCGGCTTCCCCCAGCTTCCGGGCGCCCTTCGCCGCCTTCTATGAGTCACGGCCGCTGCCGGGGGATGGCGGATCGAAGGACGTCGCCGTTGACGACGACTTTGAGTTCGTAGTCAAGGACCCCGATGCCCGCCAGGGCCTCGCCGCCGAGGAGATCTACTCCGGCCGCCAGATCCGCTCCCCCATCTACCCTGTCTTCGGCCGCGCCGCCCCTGCCCTCGAAGACGGGGAACGTCTCGAGTCGCAGGTGGATGAGGAGACCGAAGCGGTGCAAGGTACTCTCCTGCAGCTCTTAATGGAGGACCGGGCGGAGAATCCCGGCCTCGCCTCGTCGTCGTCTTCGTATTCCGCTTCTTCGGGGATGGATGAGCTGGAGGGGATCCCGCCGGCGAGCTACTGCGTGTGGACCCCGAGCCCGTCGGCGTCCCCGTCGCCGACACGCTGCAAGAAGAGCAGCTCCACGGGGTCGTCGCTGCGGTGGCGGCTGCGGGATCTGGTGGTCGGACGGAGCCAGAGCGACGGGAAGGAGAAGTTTGTGTTCCTCGCCGCGGAGGAGAAGAAGGGGAGGGGAAGTCCTAGCCGCGAAACCAAGCGTCGCGAGGCGGTGGGCAAGCAGGAGAGGACCGATGCGGGGGCGAAGAGCGTGAAGGCGGGAACGGACCTAACCACGGCGCATCGGGTTTATTACGGGAAAGGCGTACCGGCGGCGAGCGGTGCCGGCCGGCGATCGTTCCTTCCGTACAAGCGGGATTTGCTAGGCTTCTTCGCTAATGTGAACGGGATTACCCGGACGCACCAtcctttttaa
- the LOC122012153 gene encoding 50S ribosomal protein L12, chloroplastic-like produces MAATLTSALSLVSYYSAPSSSSPEVPSKAIKFASRPFPVRRRRRAAFLRPPAAVTPKIEELGTLISNLTLEEARSLVDHLQDRLGVSAAAFAPAAVAVAPGAATDAAAGGEAVVEEKTEFDVVIEEVPSNARIATIKVVRALTNLALKEAKDLIEGLPKKFKEGATKEEAEEAKKKLEEVGAKISIV; encoded by the coding sequence ATGGCGGCCACACTCACCTCCGCTCTCTCCCTTGTCTCCTACTACTCCGCACCTTCCTCCTCTTCGCCTGAAGTCCCCTCCAAAGCCATAAAGTTCGCTTCTCGGCCTTTCCCcgttcgccgccgccgccgtgctGCCTTCCTCCGCCCGCCCGCCGCCGTAACCCCCAAGATCGAAGAGCTCGGCACCCTCATCTCCAACCTCACGCTAGAGGAGGCCAGGAGCCTCGTTGACCACCTGCAGGACCGCCTCGGTGTCTCCGCGGCCGCCTTCGCCCCCGCCGCCGTTGCCGTTGCCCCAGGAGCCGCTACCGACGCGGCTGCCGGAGGAGAGGCTGTGGTAGAGGAGAAGACCGAGTTCGACGTGGTCATCGAGGAGGTCCCCAGCAACGCCAGGATCGCCACCATCAAGGTGGTTCGGGCGCTGACGAACCTGGCGCTGAAGGAGGCCAAGGACTTGATCGAGGGGCTTCCGAAGAAGTTTAAGGAGGGCGCAACGAAGGAGGAGGCAGAAGAGGCCAAGAAGAAGCTCGAGGAAGTTGGGGCAAAGATCTCGATCGTATGA
- the LOC122012152 gene encoding E3 ubiquitin-protein ligase SINAT5-like, with translation MESDSVECVSSIDGLDEDETSPLHPASSKLHPGAATPAGIPAATSVHELLECPVCTNSMYPPIHQCQNGHTICSTCKARVHNRCPTCRQELGDIRCLALEKVAESLELPCKYNSLGCPEIFPYYSKLKHEAQCSYRPYNCPYAGSECSVVGDIPFLVSHLRDDHKVDMHSGCTFNHRYVKSNPREVENATWMLTVFNCFGHYFCLHFEAFQLGMAPVYMAFLRFMGDENEARNFSYSVEVGANGRKLIWEGTPRSIRDSHRKVRDSHDGLIIQRNMALFFSGGDRKELKLRVTGRIWKEQQNNDAGVCMPSLCS, from the exons ATGGAGTCGGATAGCGTGGAATGCGTGTCGTCGATTGACGGATTGGACGAGGATGAGACATCCCCTCTCCATCCCGCCTCGTCGAAGCTCCACCCCGGCGCCGCTACTCCCGCTGGAATTCCCGCTGCCACCAGCGTCCACGAGCTTCTCGAGTGCCCTGTCTGCACCAACTCCATGTATCCCCCAATCCACCAG TGTCAAAATGGGCATACAATCTGTTCAACATGCAAAGCGAGGGTGCACAACCGGTGCCCTACTTGTCGGCAGGAGCTTGGAGACATTAGGTGCTTAGCATTGGAAAAAGTAGCCGAATCACTTGAGCTTCCTTGCAAATATAATTCACTTGGCTGCCCTGAAATCTTCCCGTACTACAGCAAGCTGAAGCATGAAGCCCAGTGCAGTTATAGGCCTTACAATTGCCCTTATGCTGGCTCTGAATGCTCAGTTGTGGGGGATATCCCTTTTCTGGTTTCACATTTAAGAGATGACCACAAAGTAGATATGCACAGTGGTTGCACATTTAATCATAGATATGTCAAATCCAACCCTAGAGAGGTTGAAAATGCTACATGGATGCTGACT GTATTTAACTGTTTTGGTCATTACTTCTGCTTGCACTTCGAGGCTTTCCAGCTGGGAATGGCTCCCGTGTACATGGCATTTCTGCGCTTCATGGGAGATGAGAATGAAGCAAGAAACTTTAGCTACAGTGTCGAGGTTGGGGCCAATGGAAGGAAGCTAATATGGGAAGGTACACCCCGAAGTATTCGTGATAGTCACCGGAAAGTTCGGGACAGTCATGACGGTCTCATCATTCAGAGAAACATGGCTCTCTTCTTTTCCGGTGGTGATAGGAAAGAGCTGAAACTGAGGGTCACCGGCAGGATATGGAAGGAGCAACAGAACAATGATGCTGGAGTCTGCATGCCAAGTCTCTGCAGCTGA
- the LOC122012156 gene encoding auxin-responsive protein IAA21-like, producing MTPPTEHDYMGVNDTELRLGLPGSNGRVVVHGGATAGLTLGGAKRGFSDVIHGASFSEAGEDAGGATKAAPPPPPAKTQIVIGWPPIRSYRKNTIASNSSKNNDDADANGVSECHYVKVGMDGAPYLRKVNLNMYSDYKELSLALEKMFTCFTFGRCGSYGVLSAREMTTEGRVLDLLQGSEHTLTYEDKDGDWMLVGDVPWPMFADSCRRLRIMKGSDAIGIRKAPKAMEKSRIRN from the exons ATGACGCCGCCAACGGAGCACGACTACATGGGCGTCAACGATACCGAGCTCCGGCTCGGCCTGCCCGGCTCCAACGGACGGGTGGTGGTCCACGGAGGCGCAACCGCCGGCCTCACACTGGGCGGCGCGAAAAGGGGTTTCTCTGACGTCATCCACGGGGCTTCCTTCTCTGAGGCAGGGGAGGACGCCGGTGGAGCAACCAAAGCGGCGCCGCCACCGCCTCCGGCGAA gACACAGATTGTAATTGGTTGGCCACCGATCCGTAGTTACCGAAAGAATACAATCGCATCAAATAGTTCAAAGAACAATGATGATGCCGATGCGAATGGAGTGAGTGAATGCCACTACGTGAAGGTCGGCATGGATGGAGCTCCCTACCTGAGAAAAGTCAATCTTAATATGTACTCCGACTACAAGGAGCTGTCACTGGCACTAGAGAAGATGTTTACTTGCTTCACCTTCG GCCGGTGTGGTTCATATGGAGTACTGAGTGCTAGAGAGATGACTACTGAGGGCAGAGTGTTGGACCTTCTTCAAGGATCCGAACATACCCTTACCTACGAGGACAAGGATGGGGATTGGATGCTCGTCGGTGACGTTCCATGGcc TATGTTTGCTGACTCTTGTAGGAGGCTGAGAATTATGAAGGGTTCAGATGCAATTGGAATCCGTAAAG CTCCAAAGGCCATGGAGAAGTCCAGGATCAGGAACTAA